In the genome of Helicobacter sp. 11S03491-1, one region contains:
- a CDS encoding ABC transporter permease, which translates to MDFITEGFLQALKLIIHLDPETMSAVLVTIKTSSISVVIALSIGLPLGFMLGYFDFFMKKPLKLCVDTLLAMPTVVIGLIIYALISYRGPLGEYGLLYTLPGIIIGQSVLALPIIISLSASAIENIDKKLSLTLKSFGLTPLQMISSTIFELRYILLASVIVAYSRVISEIGVGMMVGGNIKWHTRTITTAISLETSKGEFALAIALGILLVGMALLINIILYFLKSRA; encoded by the coding sequence TTGGATTTTATCACTGAAGGTTTTTTACAAGCATTAAAGCTTATTATTCACCTGGATCCTGAAACGATGAGTGCAGTGCTCGTAACTATCAAAACTTCAAGCATTTCAGTTGTAATTGCTTTAAGTATAGGATTGCCTCTTGGGTTTATGCTGGGGTATTTTGATTTTTTTATGAAAAAACCTCTTAAGCTGTGTGTTGATACACTCTTGGCAATGCCTACAGTTGTGATAGGATTGATTATTTATGCCTTAATTAGTTATCGTGGTCCTTTAGGAGAATATGGGTTGCTTTATACACTTCCGGGTATTATTATTGGGCAAAGTGTTCTTGCTTTGCCTATTATTATTTCTTTGAGTGCCAGCGCAATTGAAAATATTGATAAAAAGCTTTCTCTTACCCTTAAGTCGTTTGGGCTTACACCATTACAGATGATTTCAAGCACAATATTTGAACTTCGATATATATTATTGGCAAGTGTTATTGTGGCTTATAGTCGCGTGATTTCTGAAATAGGAGTAGGGATGATGGTAGGAGGAAATATCAAATGGCATACTCGCACAATCACAACGGCTATTTCTTTGGAAACCAGCAAGGGTGAATTTGCTCTTGCTATTGCACTGGGAATTTTATTGGTAGGGATGGCATTATTGATCAACATAATTTTATATTTTTTAAAGAGTAGGGCATGA
- a CDS encoding molybdopterin guanine dinucleotide-containing S/N-oxide reductase has translation MPISRRDMLKGSASIASLSMLGTQPLGAVGVFKKTQMIPHATHFGPFIAKVEDGILKDIIPQKTDANPSIMVKGMIDRVYSDTRIKYPCVRKSYLEGKKNNKTKRGKEEFVRVSWDVALDLVTKKLKEIPRENIYNGSYGGWGHVGRLHNSNIVAGRFFNTTLGGAVGTDGEYSNGAAGRVNPTIMGDMEVYSLQTTHEEMIANCKVYVMWGTDLFKCNRIDYVVPNHVNDTYYPQYKKAGIKFISIDPIYTETAQMFGADWIKIRPNTDVALMLSMMHYLYTSGKYDKNFIQKYTDGFDKFLPYLLGKSGDNIPKTPEWAEKITEVPASKIKELADLFVSTRTFLAGNWAMQRAQHGEQADWALISLASMIGQIGLPGGGFGFSMHYAGGGQANSGYRTTPGLSQGRNRVENSIPASRISEAILNPGKQINFKGKQIKFPKVDMVYVCGASLLGHHPNTNELISALRSVDTVVVHEPWWTPLAKMADIVFPSTCTLERDDITSGGTYSRNVIYAMKKVIEPVYESKDDFEIFRLLASRLGGEKFEKRYTGGKSYLEWIKGFYEKSDGPAFKDFDKFWQDGYVEFDIPNDARKYVRHAEFRADPIENKLATESGKIQIYSQKFASYNLPDFKGYPTWFEPAEWLGSKETKKYPFHLVSPHPRYRVHSQLDNTWIRDIYKIQGREPVMINTQDAKKLGIRHGEVVEVFNARGRLLAGAFVTDNIREGVLAIQEGAWYDPENIKDKTPRCNAGHVNVLTSSRPTSQMAQATSVNTALVNIKKLGKDEVITAYKSISVPDIVGA, from the coding sequence AGATATGCTTAAAGGTAGTGCAAGTATTGCATCTCTAAGCATGTTAGGTACTCAACCCTTAGGGGCAGTGGGTGTATTTAAAAAAACTCAAATGATCCCTCATGCTACACATTTTGGTCCATTTATTGCCAAAGTTGAAGATGGCATATTAAAGGACATTATCCCTCAAAAAACTGATGCCAATCCTTCTATTATGGTTAAAGGCATGATTGATAGGGTATATTCAGATACACGAATAAAATACCCTTGTGTGAGAAAAAGCTACTTAGAAGGCAAGAAAAACAACAAAACCAAACGCGGCAAAGAAGAGTTTGTTCGTGTTAGCTGGGATGTTGCCCTTGATCTTGTTACTAAAAAGCTAAAAGAAATTCCACGAGAAAATATCTACAACGGAAGCTATGGCGGCTGGGGACATGTAGGGAGATTGCATAATTCCAATATCGTTGCAGGTAGATTTTTTAATACAACTTTGGGAGGAGCTGTAGGGACAGATGGTGAATATAGCAATGGAGCAGCCGGCAGAGTCAATCCTACAATTATGGGGGATATGGAAGTGTATTCACTCCAAACCACACATGAAGAAATGATTGCTAATTGCAAAGTCTATGTTATGTGGGGAACAGACTTATTTAAGTGCAATCGTATTGATTATGTGGTTCCTAACCATGTCAATGATACTTACTATCCTCAATACAAAAAAGCAGGGATCAAATTCATCTCTATTGATCCAATTTATACCGAGACAGCACAAATGTTTGGAGCTGATTGGATTAAAATCCGCCCTAATACAGACGTTGCATTGATGTTAAGCATGATGCATTATCTTTATACTTCAGGAAAATATGATAAAAATTTCATACAAAAATATACAGATGGATTTGATAAATTTCTACCTTATTTGCTAGGAAAATCCGGAGATAATATACCTAAAACTCCCGAATGGGCTGAAAAAATTACTGAAGTCCCGGCTTCTAAGATTAAAGAATTGGCAGATTTATTTGTTTCTACTCGAACTTTTTTGGCCGGCAACTGGGCAATGCAAAGAGCCCAACATGGAGAACAAGCTGACTGGGCACTCATTAGCCTTGCTAGCATGATTGGACAAATTGGACTTCCCGGAGGAGGGTTTGGATTTTCAATGCATTATGCCGGTGGTGGGCAAGCTAATTCGGGCTACCGCACTACTCCGGGTCTCTCACAAGGCAGAAATAGAGTAGAAAATTCCATCCCCGCTTCCAGAATCTCTGAAGCTATTCTTAATCCGGGCAAACAAATCAATTTTAAAGGCAAACAAATCAAATTCCCAAAGGTTGATATGGTCTATGTATGTGGCGCTTCATTGTTAGGACATCACCCTAATACTAATGAACTTATTTCTGCCCTAAGAAGTGTTGATACCGTGGTCGTTCATGAGCCTTGGTGGACTCCTCTGGCAAAAATGGCTGATATTGTCTTCCCATCAACTTGCACACTTGAAAGAGATGATATTACTTCAGGAGGCACTTATTCAAGAAATGTAATTTATGCAATGAAAAAAGTAATTGAACCTGTTTATGAATCAAAAGATGATTTTGAAATTTTCAGACTTTTGGCTTCCAGGCTCGGGGGAGAAAAATTTGAAAAACGCTACACCGGTGGTAAATCCTATCTGGAATGGATTAAAGGATTTTATGAAAAAAGTGATGGTCCTGCATTTAAAGATTTTGATAAATTTTGGCAAGATGGGTATGTAGAATTTGATATCCCAAATGATGCAAGAAAATATGTCCGTCATGCTGAATTTCGTGCCGATCCTATTGAAAATAAACTTGCAACCGAGAGTGGCAAAATTCAAATTTATTCACAAAAATTTGCTTCTTACAATCTCCCGGACTTCAAAGGCTATCCTACATGGTTTGAACCTGCTGAATGGCTAGGATCAAAAGAAACTAAAAAATATCCTTTCCATTTGGTTTCTCCTCACCCCAGATATCGCGTCCATTCTCAACTTGATAATACTTGGATAAGAGATATTTATAAAATACAAGGTCGCGAACCTGTTATGATAAATACTCAAGATGCTAAAAAACTTGGTATTAGACATGGAGAAGTTGTAGAAGTTTTTAATGCTAGAGGTAGGCTTCTCGCAGGTGCTTTTGTTACAGATAATATCCGAGAAGGCGTTCTTGCTATTCAAGAGGGAGCTTGGTATGATCCTGAAAATATCAAAGACAAAACACCAAGATGCAATGCCGGACATGTCAATGTTTTGACCTCTTCGCGTCCAACCAGTCAAATGGCACAAGCAACTTCTGTAAATACCGCACTTGTAAATATTAAAAAACTTGGTAAAGATGAAGTGATTACAGCTTACAAATCTATATCAGTCCCTGATATTGTAGGAGCATAA
- a CDS encoding ABC transporter ATP-binding protein, which yields MRESVYKIDMLKKNYDKKQVLSISNLEIYSGEIVGITGRNGSGKSTLLRAMAYLEYPNEGGVAYKGFLNPPLRLKREIALMFSEPTLLKRSVKENLIFGLKVRGRKYSQGEVFEVLELVGLEPSKFINRFYHELSSGESQRVALASRLIFSPKTLLLDEPTNSLDSDGLPRLNEAIKYAHQKFGSTIVIAAHDKSWLSQIISREIQLHFGRVIDPIASIFFSRHWHRDERGELFYDFGDGQILRLKNSSLIGKKVGAEIKVSWIKIFYNQIAEGYFGKIIAITQNKDEVILSVEIGIERMKTIISKEEYLKEKPYVYQDIWLKIGMEE from the coding sequence ATGCGCGAAAGTGTTTATAAAATTGACATGCTTAAAAAAAATTATGATAAAAAACAAGTTCTTAGTATCTCTAACTTAGAAATTTATTCCGGTGAAATTGTGGGTATCACAGGGAGGAACGGATCCGGAAAATCAACTTTGTTACGTGCAATGGCATACTTAGAGTATCCCAACGAAGGGGGAGTGGCTTATAAGGGTTTTTTAAATCCTCCTTTAAGGTTGAAAAGAGAAATTGCCTTAATGTTTTCTGAACCCACACTTTTGAAGCGCAGCGTAAAGGAGAATTTAATATTTGGACTTAAAGTCAGAGGAAGGAAATATTCTCAAGGGGAGGTTTTTGAAGTCTTAGAATTAGTAGGACTGGAGCCAAGTAAATTTATCAATCGGTTCTATCATGAACTTAGCAGTGGAGAATCCCAACGTGTTGCTCTTGCTTCAAGATTGATTTTTTCTCCAAAGACATTGCTTTTAGATGAGCCTACCAATAGTTTGGATTCTGATGGGTTGCCTCGATTGAATGAAGCCATTAAGTATGCCCATCAAAAATTTGGATCAACGATTGTTATTGCTGCGCATGATAAAAGTTGGCTCAGTCAAATTATTTCCAGGGAGATCCAATTGCATTTTGGCAGGGTGATTGATCCCATAGCAAGTATATTTTTCTCTCGTCATTGGCATCGCGATGAAAGGGGAGAATTATTTTATGATTTTGGTGATGGACAGATATTGAGATTGAAAAATAGTTCTTTGATTGGGAAAAAGGTGGGTGCTGAAATTAAAGTATCTTGGATAAAGATTTTTTATAATCAAATCGCAGAGGGATATTTTGGAAAAATCATCGCAATCACTCAAAATAAAGATGAGGTGATTCTTTCTGTTGAAATTGGGATAGAAAGGATGAAAACCATCATAAGCAAGGAAGAATATTTAAAAGAGAAGCCTTATGTTTATCAAGATATTTGGTTGAAAATTGGCATGGAAGAGTGA